The following are from one region of the Phycisphaeraceae bacterium genome:
- a CDS encoding RDD family protein translates to MTLSAATMLPRFARLRAVAFACVALLSVGARASDDSEANAGASPGVVVALPSAASGEHGWVAIPGQRAVSFPSIYHMPPGLEPGSLRVGPRVADTPMALAARDQRLVMVLREERVDGARPGGVAERDATQTPVVAGRTEQARLIRRVMTVTTRPGAGAGMWDYSPSRRDPIAMPSLPGRGAFAGVTMTPAGVYALLTALDDDGDALLFLADGARSWERSALPEEWRHGAPGRIATLGDRLVLAQAGDRDGLLWRAGAPGAWERETIDFRSDDEALVAAAGSLVAARLTESGGVALRLLRQGGSHDLATVEHAITELAVFGLGDTVVAVWRGDGDASRLRTTVVSAVTGATIYDGPARTSAVVSGREIQSLALLAGALMLTILIFVLRPEEAVNAVIALPEGYALASPLRRVGAVLIDLAIPTAIVAAAMGVSGPELFAAMVLSDSATTMASLAFGLAVLLTGVHSAAGEWLFGRTLGKTILRCRTMTLKGERARLWQASLRTLVKLLFPPFALFLFLDPRRRHPGDLVSGTVVAQRIRREPDADVDEGADGPGGE, encoded by the coding sequence GTGACCCTCTCCGCCGCGACCATGCTGCCCCGTTTCGCCCGTCTGCGGGCCGTCGCGTTCGCGTGCGTGGCGCTGCTCTCGGTGGGCGCGCGGGCGAGCGACGATTCCGAAGCGAACGCCGGGGCGAGCCCCGGGGTGGTCGTGGCGCTGCCCTCCGCCGCGTCGGGCGAGCACGGGTGGGTGGCGATCCCCGGGCAGCGCGCCGTGTCGTTCCCGTCGATTTATCACATGCCTCCCGGGCTCGAGCCGGGGTCCCTGCGCGTGGGGCCGCGCGTCGCGGATACGCCCATGGCGCTCGCGGCTCGCGATCAGCGTCTGGTGATGGTGCTGCGCGAGGAGCGCGTCGACGGCGCGCGCCCCGGGGGTGTCGCCGAGCGGGACGCGACGCAGACACCTGTGGTCGCCGGACGCACCGAGCAGGCCAGATTGATCCGGCGTGTGATGACCGTGACGACGAGGCCGGGCGCCGGCGCCGGGATGTGGGACTACTCGCCCTCGCGCCGCGACCCGATCGCGATGCCCTCGCTCCCCGGGCGAGGGGCATTCGCGGGCGTGACGATGACGCCGGCCGGGGTGTACGCGCTGCTGACCGCGCTGGACGACGACGGCGACGCGCTGCTGTTCCTTGCCGATGGCGCGAGGTCGTGGGAGCGTTCTGCGCTGCCCGAAGAATGGCGTCACGGAGCGCCGGGGCGCATCGCGACGCTTGGCGATCGGCTCGTGCTGGCGCAGGCCGGTGATCGCGACGGGCTGCTGTGGCGCGCCGGCGCGCCGGGCGCCTGGGAGCGCGAGACGATCGATTTCCGCAGCGACGACGAGGCGCTCGTCGCCGCCGCCGGGTCTCTCGTGGCGGCGCGCCTGACCGAGAGCGGTGGAGTGGCGCTGCGTCTGCTGCGCCAGGGCGGGAGCCACGACCTCGCGACCGTGGAGCACGCGATCACGGAGCTCGCGGTGTTCGGGCTCGGGGACACGGTGGTGGCGGTCTGGCGGGGCGACGGCGACGCGTCGCGCCTCCGCACGACGGTCGTCTCGGCCGTCACCGGGGCGACGATCTACGACGGGCCTGCGCGAACGAGCGCCGTCGTCAGCGGGCGCGAGATCCAGTCGCTGGCGCTGCTCGCCGGCGCGCTGATGCTCACGATCCTGATCTTCGTGCTCCGCCCCGAAGAAGCGGTGAACGCGGTGATCGCGCTGCCCGAGGGCTACGCGCTCGCGTCGCCCCTGCGCAGGGTGGGCGCTGTGCTGATCGATCTGGCGATCCCGACGGCGATCGTCGCGGCGGCGATGGGGGTGTCCGGCCCGGAGCTGTTCGCGGCGATGGTGCTGTCGGACAGCGCGACGACCATGGCGTCGCTGGCGTTCGGGCTCGCGGTGCTGCTGACGGGCGTGCACAGCGCGGCAGGTGAGTGGCTGTTCGGCCGGACGCTGGGGAAGACGATCCTGCGCTGCCGCACGATGACGCTCAAGGGCGAAAGGGCGCGTCTGTGGCAGGCGTCGCTACGCACGCTGGTGAAGCTGCTTTTCCCGCCCTTTGCGTTGTTTCTGTTCCTCGATCCGCGACGGCGTCACCCGGGGGACCTTGTTTCCGGGACGGTGGTCGCCCAGCGCATCCGGCGCGAGCCCGACGCCGATGTGGACGAGGGCGCCGACGGGCCCGGGGGCGAGTAG
- a CDS encoding cyclodeaminase/cyclohydrolase family protein yields MTEPAGFSQHTIQAFLAELASKSPAPGGGAAAPVCAAVASALANMVVAYSVGRKSLAEHQATHEAARDELFAAAKRFLALAERDATAYARLNELQRLDKADPRRADLPEALRQAVDAPLGVIRLCVEVLELGERLAPVSNPWLLSDMGIAAVLLEACARASRWNVEVNAKAMTDEGLPGSDAVREADDLLARAAALLPRVERACRAG; encoded by the coding sequence ATGACCGAGCCAGCAGGGTTTTCACAGCACACGATCCAGGCCTTTCTCGCGGAACTCGCGTCCAAGTCGCCCGCGCCCGGGGGCGGGGCTGCGGCCCCGGTGTGCGCCGCGGTCGCGTCGGCGCTGGCCAACATGGTCGTCGCGTATTCCGTCGGGCGCAAGTCGCTCGCGGAGCACCAGGCGACGCACGAAGCGGCGCGTGACGAGCTCTTCGCGGCCGCCAAGCGATTCCTGGCCCTCGCGGAGCGCGACGCGACGGCGTACGCGCGTCTCAACGAGTTGCAGCGTCTCGACAAGGCGGACCCGCGCCGCGCCGACCTTCCCGAGGCGCTGCGCCAGGCGGTCGACGCGCCGCTGGGCGTGATCCGGCTCTGCGTGGAGGTTCTGGAACTGGGCGAGCGTCTGGCCCCGGTCTCGAACCCGTGGCTGCTGAGCGACATGGGCATCGCCGCGGTGCTCCTGGAGGCGTGCGCGAGGGCCTCGAGGTGGAACGTCGAGGTCAACGCGAAGGCGATGACCGACGAGGGCCTGCCGGGGAGCGACGCGGTCCGGGAGGCCGACGACCTGCTGGCGAGGGCGGCGGCGCTCCTGCCGCGCGTGGAACGGGCCTGCCGGGCAGGTTGA
- a CDS encoding NAD-dependent epimerase/dehydratase family protein: MTTTATRPLEVHHPMTTTRAILITGAGGEIGHGLIHALSEHTRTPIVALDKNAIDPALAKRCAASIEADITDDKAVAQLGEKYDFDAIFHLAALLSSTSERVPDLALRVNVLGTAHLLKLAGDTGVRTGRATRFLFPSSIAVYGMPDAAAKERAGKIREDQFNTPATMYGCNKLACEHLGRYFSERDARMQHQPQRVDFRAIRFPGIISADTLPSGGTSDFAPEMIHAAAKKQPYSCFVREDTRIPFMTMPDAVRALLALDSAPQSSLTTRVYNIGAFAPSAGEVRDIVRKEFPGANITFEVNPARQAIVDSWPADLDDTLARRDWNYTPRHDLRAAFDDYLIPAIRARYA, from the coding sequence ATGACCACCACCGCCACCCGCCCACTCGAAGTCCACCACCCCATGACCACCACGCGCGCGATCCTCATCACCGGCGCCGGCGGCGAGATCGGCCACGGCCTGATCCACGCCCTCTCCGAGCACACGCGCACCCCCATCGTCGCGCTCGACAAGAACGCCATCGACCCCGCTCTCGCCAAGCGCTGCGCCGCCTCCATCGAGGCCGACATCACCGATGACAAGGCCGTCGCCCAACTCGGCGAGAAGTACGACTTCGACGCGATCTTCCACCTCGCCGCCCTGCTCTCCTCCACCAGCGAGAGGGTCCCCGACCTTGCGCTGCGCGTGAATGTGCTCGGCACGGCCCACCTCCTCAAACTCGCCGGCGACACCGGGGTGCGCACCGGCAGGGCCACGCGCTTCCTCTTCCCCTCCTCCATCGCTGTCTACGGCATGCCCGACGCCGCCGCCAAAGAGCGCGCCGGCAAGATCCGCGAAGACCAGTTCAACACGCCCGCCACGATGTACGGCTGCAACAAACTCGCGTGCGAGCACCTCGGGCGATACTTCTCCGAGCGCGACGCGCGCATGCAGCACCAGCCCCAGCGCGTCGACTTCCGCGCCATCCGCTTCCCGGGCATCATCTCCGCCGACACGCTGCCCAGCGGCGGCACGAGCGACTTCGCCCCCGAGATGATCCACGCCGCCGCCAAAAAGCAGCCCTATTCCTGCTTCGTGCGCGAGGACACGCGCATCCCCTTCATGACGATGCCCGACGCCGTGCGCGCCCTGCTCGCCCTCGACAGCGCGCCGCAGTCCTCGCTCACGACGCGCGTCTACAACATCGGCGCCTTCGCCCCCAGCGCGGGCGAGGTCCGCGACATCGTGCGCAAAGAGTTCCCCGGCGCGAACATCACCTTTGAGGTGAACCCCGCGCGCCAGGCCATCGTCGACTCCTGGCCCGCCGACCTCGACGACACACTCGCGCGGCGCGACTGGAACTACACGCCCCGGCACGACCTGCGCGCGGCGTTCGACGACTACCTCATCCCGGCGATCCGCGCGCGCTACGCGTGA
- a CDS encoding PH domain-containing protein, whose product MSATSGEREGRHAAAEVAGVIGPDAIDDPVALAAADLRDGEIIILSLRPHPLFVLLASAGSLIALVIGLVALHLIASRGWLPIDAGMVTTYAIVLAIGRVLWQFLVWWNEGYILTNRRVIRAGGVLRRFRFEAPLSNIQHLAMVKSIPERIFGLGTIGFATAGTGGVEAAWLMVGKADGVFETVQKAVRNAGGRQ is encoded by the coding sequence ATGAGCGCGACCAGCGGCGAGCGCGAGGGAAGGCACGCGGCGGCGGAGGTCGCCGGCGTGATCGGCCCCGACGCGATCGACGACCCCGTCGCGCTGGCGGCGGCGGACCTGCGCGACGGGGAGATCATCATCCTCTCGCTGCGTCCCCACCCGCTGTTCGTGCTGCTCGCGAGCGCCGGCAGTCTGATCGCGCTGGTGATCGGGCTTGTCGCGCTGCACCTGATCGCGTCGCGCGGGTGGCTGCCCATCGACGCGGGGATGGTGACGACCTACGCGATCGTGCTCGCGATTGGGCGTGTGCTGTGGCAGTTCCTCGTGTGGTGGAACGAGGGGTACATCCTCACGAACCGGCGCGTGATCCGCGCCGGGGGCGTGCTGCGCCGGTTCAGGTTCGAGGCGCCGCTGTCGAACATCCAACACCTGGCGATGGTGAAATCGATCCCCGAGCGCATCTTCGGGCTGGGCACGATCGGCTTCGCGACGGCGGGGACGGGGGGCGTCGAGGCCGCGTGGCTGATGGTGGGGAAGGCGGACGGCGTGTTCGAGACGGTGCAGAAGGCGGTGAGGAATGCGGGAGGAAGGCAGTAG
- a CDS encoding inorganic diphosphatase, whose amino-acid sequence MAHPWHDVSPATEKYPLPEHFRAVIEIPKGSSNKYELDKPTGMLKLDRVLSSAVYYPANYGFVPRTYAEDDDPLDVLVFSEEDIPPLCLCEARAVGLMTMMDEGQPDHKIVAVLVNDPAYAAMTKASHFPAHTFRMLRRFFEDYKTLEGKEVEVDEILPAEAAHAIIEDSMKRYEEAVRLGKLPTSGVGAVAMTMRS is encoded by the coding sequence TTGGCCCACCCCTGGCACGATGTCTCTCCCGCGACGGAGAAGTACCCGCTCCCCGAGCATTTCCGCGCCGTGATCGAGATCCCGAAGGGGTCGTCGAACAAGTACGAGCTGGACAAGCCGACGGGCATGCTGAAACTCGATCGCGTGCTGAGCAGCGCGGTGTATTACCCGGCGAACTACGGGTTCGTGCCGCGGACCTACGCCGAGGACGACGACCCGCTGGACGTGCTGGTGTTCAGCGAGGAGGACATCCCTCCCCTGTGCCTGTGCGAAGCGCGGGCGGTGGGGCTGATGACCATGATGGACGAGGGCCAGCCCGACCACAAGATCGTGGCGGTTCTGGTGAACGACCCGGCGTACGCGGCGATGACCAAGGCGAGCCACTTCCCGGCGCACACCTTCCGGATGCTGCGCCGCTTCTTCGAGGACTACAAGACCCTCGAGGGCAAGGAGGTCGAGGTGGACGAGATCCTTCCGGCGGAGGCGGCGCACGCGATCATCGAAGACTCGATGAAGCGGTACGAGGAGGCGGTGCGCCTCGGGAAACTCCCCACGAGCGGCGTCGGCGCGGTCGCGATGACGATGCGATCATGA
- a CDS encoding glucose-6-phosphate isomerase: MLTLDYASALSPRVGDHGLDPASLGANSPSARAAADLTARLNKSRGTGWERWRTLPFDPQRSEHTTAIHRLVEERRGKYDNLIVMGIGGSALGNIALQAALNPATHNLLDAKHRRGPRLFVVDNVDPQYFGSVLDFVRATDPNLERTCFNVVSKSGETAETASQFMTIRRMLIDKHGEAAHGKHIVAITDPKQGTMRKICDANKYVTLPVPDGVGGRFSVLSPVGLFSAAMTGIDIDALLDGAAEMDTRCAESELAKNPAALLATLLVRLGMEKGKVNHVMMPYSNRLYLLADWFRQLWAESLGKNKTLDAKPTAAGFTPIKALGTTDQHSQVQLYREGPNDKVFCLVEVADFGKDDFAIPTGLGVEATKYLEGSTFATLLNAEKVATEYALVESQRPTMTIRFPRIDERHVGQFLALWEVATSYAGLMLNIDAYDQPAVETGKVATFGLMGRAGYEEWKAKVEKKLGKTEFVI, translated from the coding sequence ATGCTCACCCTCGATTACGCCAGCGCTCTCTCCCCTCGCGTCGGTGACCACGGGCTCGACCCGGCGTCCCTGGGCGCGAACTCACCCTCCGCCAGGGCCGCCGCCGACCTCACGGCCCGGCTCAACAAATCCCGCGGCACGGGCTGGGAGCGCTGGCGCACCCTCCCCTTCGACCCCCAGCGCTCCGAGCACACCACCGCGATCCACCGGCTCGTCGAGGAACGGCGCGGCAAGTACGACAACCTCATCGTCATGGGCATCGGCGGATCGGCGCTGGGCAACATCGCCCTCCAGGCGGCCCTCAACCCGGCGACGCACAACCTGCTCGACGCGAAGCACCGCCGCGGCCCGCGCCTCTTCGTCGTCGACAACGTCGACCCGCAGTACTTCGGCAGCGTCCTCGACTTCGTCCGCGCCACCGACCCCAACCTCGAACGCACCTGCTTCAACGTCGTCAGCAAGTCGGGCGAGACCGCCGAGACAGCGTCGCAGTTCATGACCATCCGGCGCATGCTCATCGACAAGCACGGCGAGGCCGCCCATGGCAAGCACATCGTCGCCATCACCGACCCGAAGCAGGGCACGATGCGAAAGATCTGCGACGCCAACAAGTATGTCACCCTCCCCGTGCCCGACGGCGTGGGCGGGCGGTTCTCCGTGCTCTCGCCCGTCGGTTTGTTCTCCGCCGCGATGACGGGCATCGACATCGACGCCCTGCTCGACGGCGCCGCGGAGATGGACACGCGCTGCGCCGAATCCGAACTCGCCAAGAACCCCGCCGCCCTGCTCGCGACGCTGCTGGTTCGACTCGGGATGGAGAAGGGCAAGGTCAATCACGTGATGATGCCCTACTCCAACCGGCTCTACCTGCTCGCCGACTGGTTCCGCCAGTTGTGGGCCGAGTCGCTGGGCAAGAACAAGACCCTCGACGCCAAGCCCACCGCCGCCGGATTCACGCCCATCAAGGCCCTGGGCACGACCGACCAGCACTCGCAGGTGCAGTTGTACCGCGAGGGCCCCAACGACAAGGTGTTCTGTCTCGTCGAGGTCGCCGACTTCGGCAAGGACGACTTCGCGATCCCCACCGGGCTGGGCGTCGAAGCGACGAAGTACCTCGAGGGCTCGACCTTCGCGACCCTGCTCAACGCCGAGAAGGTCGCCACCGAGTACGCGCTCGTCGAATCGCAGCGCCCGACGATGACGATCCGCTTCCCGCGCATCGACGAGCGACACGTCGGCCAGTTCCTCGCCCTGTGGGAGGTCGCGACCTCGTACGCAGGGCTGATGCTCAACATCGACGCGTACGACCAGCCTGCGGTCGAGACCGGCAAGGTCGCGACCTTCGGGCTGATGGGGCGCGCCGGCTACGAGGAGTGGAAGGCCAAGGTCGAGAAGAAACTCGGCAAGACCGAGTTCGTGATCTGA
- a CDS encoding SDR family NAD(P)-dependent oxidoreductase: MQDLFAGKQVVVTGGAGALGAAVVAMLVERGAECHVPAFDERELSRFALRDHARVRAQVVGDLSDEGVVGRFFAGIPGVFASVHIAGGFAWSPIEQTTGATLRGQIGMNLISCYLCCREAVKAMRASGAGGRVVNVAARPALEPRLGANMTAYTASKAGVVGLTCALAEEVAKDGILVNAVAPSVMDTVANRLAMPDADHASWPKVDDVARTIVWLASVENTVTRGGVVPVYGNA, encoded by the coding sequence ATGCAGGACCTGTTCGCCGGAAAGCAAGTCGTCGTCACCGGGGGCGCCGGGGCGCTCGGCGCTGCGGTCGTCGCGATGCTCGTCGAACGCGGCGCGGAATGTCACGTGCCGGCGTTCGACGAGCGGGAGCTGTCGCGATTCGCGCTGCGCGACCACGCGAGGGTGCGTGCCCAAGTCGTCGGAGACCTGAGCGACGAGGGCGTCGTCGGGCGGTTCTTTGCTGGAATCCCCGGTGTTTTCGCCAGCGTGCACATCGCGGGCGGCTTCGCGTGGAGCCCCATCGAGCAGACGACGGGCGCGACGCTGCGCGGGCAGATCGGGATGAACCTGATCAGCTGCTACCTGTGCTGCCGCGAGGCGGTGAAGGCGATGCGCGCGTCGGGCGCCGGGGGGCGGGTCGTGAATGTCGCGGCCAGGCCGGCGCTCGAGCCGCGACTGGGCGCGAACATGACGGCGTACACCGCGAGCAAGGCGGGCGTCGTCGGGCTGACGTGCGCGCTGGCGGAAGAGGTCGCGAAGGACGGGATCCTCGTCAACGCGGTCGCGCCGAGCGTCATGGACACGGTCGCGAACCGGCTCGCGATGCCCGACGCCGATCACGCGTCCTGGCCGAAGGTCGACGACGTGGCCCGCACCATCGTCTGGCTCGCGTCGGTCGAGAACACGGTGACCCGGGGCGGCGTCGTGCCCGTCTACGGCAACGCGTGA
- a CDS encoding flagellin: MSRINTNVQSLIAQRVLGNNNRSLTTSLERLSTGLRVNRGKDDPSGLIASEALRAEARGTGQAINNAERADQVANIAEGGLQEISGLLTELQGLVTQTANTAGLSAAEKQANQLQVDSILQTIDRVAAATSFQGIKLLNGNFDYTVNGVDADVANYKVNGAKLTYQGTRDVNVQVTQSAQVGALALSFGGGSIDLADASSRFVIEIGGSQGSRELSFSSGTSLDDIADTINTFTDVTGVQATVSGTAIRLASTEFGSSELVSVRVLDDGGAAGDGVFTYEAANNNAANVGSATTFATAANRITDYGQDLGATINGINATTVGKTARINTDFLDVEIELSTTASQNLANVQAFTITGGGADFQLAGEVNIGNKVSIGISNVAAREVGRYDDGSTVFKLSDLGAGAELNMVDGDLTKAQRVVSNAIGEISSLRGRLGAFQKNTVGATIRSLGVSLENTQAAESVIRDTDFAAQTAELTRSQILVSSATQVLSIANAQPQSALSLLG; encoded by the coding sequence ATGTCACGCATCAACACGAACGTTCAGTCTCTTATCGCTCAGCGCGTGCTGGGCAACAACAACCGCTCGCTCACGACCTCTCTCGAGCGGTTGAGCACCGGTCTCCGCGTCAACCGTGGTAAGGACGACCCCTCGGGTCTGATCGCGTCGGAAGCCCTTCGCGCCGAGGCGCGCGGCACCGGCCAGGCGATCAACAACGCCGAGCGCGCCGACCAGGTCGCCAACATCGCCGAGGGTGGTCTCCAGGAAATCTCCGGTCTTCTGACCGAGCTCCAGGGCCTCGTCACCCAGACCGCGAACACCGCCGGCCTCTCGGCCGCTGAGAAGCAGGCCAACCAGCTGCAGGTCGACTCGATCCTGCAGACCATCGACCGCGTCGCCGCCGCGACCTCGTTCCAGGGCATCAAGCTCCTGAACGGCAACTTCGACTACACCGTCAACGGCGTCGACGCCGACGTCGCGAACTACAAGGTCAACGGCGCCAAGCTGACCTACCAGGGCACCCGCGACGTCAACGTGCAGGTGACCCAGTCCGCCCAGGTCGGCGCCCTCGCGCTGTCCTTCGGCGGCGGCAGCATCGACCTCGCCGACGCGTCCTCGCGCTTCGTCATCGAGATCGGCGGCTCGCAGGGCTCTCGCGAGCTGTCGTTCTCGTCGGGCACCTCGCTCGATGACATCGCCGACACCATCAACACCTTCACCGACGTGACCGGCGTCCAGGCCACCGTGTCCGGCACCGCGATCCGCCTCGCCAGCACCGAGTTCGGCTCCAGCGAGCTGGTGTCCGTCCGCGTGCTCGACGACGGCGGCGCCGCCGGCGACGGCGTGTTCACCTACGAGGCCGCGAACAACAACGCCGCCAACGTCGGTTCGGCCACCACCTTCGCCACCGCCGCCAACCGCATCACCGACTACGGCCAGGACCTCGGCGCGACCATCAACGGCATCAACGCCACGACGGTCGGCAAGACGGCCCGCATCAACACCGACTTCCTCGACGTCGAGATCGAGCTGTCGACGACCGCGTCGCAGAACCTGGCGAACGTCCAGGCGTTCACGATCACCGGCGGCGGCGCTGACTTCCAGCTCGCCGGCGAGGTCAACATCGGCAACAAGGTCTCGATCGGCATCTCCAACGTGGCCGCCCGCGAGGTCGGTCGCTACGACGACGGCAGCACCGTGTTCAAGCTGTCGGACCTCGGCGCCGGCGCCGAGCTCAACATGGTCGACGGCGACCTGACCAAGGCGCAGCGCGTCGTCAGCAACGCGATCGGCGAGATCTCCTCGCTCCGCGGTCGTCTGGGCGCGTTCCAGAAGAACACCGTCGGCGCGACCATCCGTTCGCTGGGCGTCTCGCTCGAGAACACCCAGGCCGCCGAGTCGGTCATCCGCGACACGGACTTCGCGGCCCAGACCGCCGAGCTGACCCGCTCGCAGATCCTCGTGTCGTCCGCGACGCAGGTCCTGTCGATCGCGAACGCTCAGCCCCAGAGCGCCCTGTCGCTGCTCGGCTAA
- a CDS encoding flagellin has product MSRINTNVQSLIAQRNLGINNQALSQTLERLSTGLRITRGKDDPAGLIASENLRAEAAGTGQAIDNAERADQVANIAEGGLQEIAGLLTEVQALVTQAANDGGVSSAEKQANQLQIDSILQTIDRVAAATSFQGIKLLNGNFDYTVDGVDSDIAAYAVNGAKLTYQGSRDVVVQVTQSAQVGSLFLSFGGANLDLGGVADAPTERFVIEIGGVEGSRELSFSSGTSLADFADTVNTFRDVTGVSATVSGDGVRLDSVAFGANEFVGVRVVDDGGALGGGVYRLLDQDNNTANTGGATSFVAASNRVLDYGQNLGATINGINATTSGKVARINTDFLDVELELTTVASQQLGNIDAFTITGGGADFQLAGIVNIGNKVSIGIANVASRELGRYQDSDGNDFYLANLGAGRELNMVDGDLTKAQRVVSASIKQVSELRGRLGAFQKNTVGATIRSLGVSLENTLAAESVIRDADFAAETSALTRSQILTQSATQVLSIANSQPQNALQLLG; this is encoded by the coding sequence ATGAGCCGCATCAACACGAACGTCCAGTCCCTGATCGCGCAGCGAAACCTCGGCATCAACAACCAGGCGCTGTCGCAAACCCTCGAGCGCCTGAGCACCGGGCTGCGGATCACCCGCGGCAAGGACGACCCGGCGGGCCTGATCGCGTCGGAGAACCTGCGCGCCGAGGCCGCCGGCACCGGCCAGGCGATCGACAACGCGGAGCGCGCCGACCAGGTCGCGAACATCGCCGAGGGCGGCCTGCAGGAGATCGCGGGCCTGCTGACCGAGGTGCAGGCGCTGGTCACCCAGGCCGCCAACGACGGAGGCGTCTCGAGCGCCGAGAAGCAGGCGAACCAGCTGCAGATCGACTCGATCCTCCAGACGATCGACCGCGTCGCGGCGGCGACCTCGTTCCAGGGCATCAAGCTCCTCAACGGCAACTTCGACTACACCGTCGACGGCGTGGACTCCGACATCGCCGCGTACGCCGTCAACGGCGCGAAGCTGACCTATCAGGGCAGCCGCGACGTGGTGGTGCAGGTCACGCAGTCGGCGCAGGTCGGCTCGCTGTTCCTCTCCTTCGGCGGCGCGAACCTCGACCTGGGCGGCGTCGCCGACGCGCCCACCGAGCGCTTCGTCATCGAGATCGGCGGCGTCGAGGGCTCTCGCGAGCTGTCCTTCTCGTCGGGCACCTCGCTCGCCGACTTCGCGGACACGGTCAACACCTTCCGCGATGTGACGGGCGTTTCCGCGACGGTCTCCGGCGACGGCGTGCGCCTCGACAGCGTGGCGTTCGGCGCCAACGAGTTCGTCGGCGTCCGCGTGGTCGACGACGGCGGCGCGCTCGGCGGCGGCGTCTACCGCCTGCTCGATCAGGACAACAACACCGCGAACACCGGCGGCGCGACGAGCTTCGTCGCCGCCTCCAACCGCGTGCTCGACTACGGGCAGAACCTCGGCGCGACGATCAACGGCATCAACGCGACCACGAGCGGCAAGGTCGCTCGCATCAACACCGACTTCCTCGACGTCGAGCTCGAGCTGACGACCGTCGCGTCGCAGCAGCTCGGCAACATCGACGCGTTCACGATCACGGGCGGCGGCGCTGACTTCCAGCTCGCCGGCATCGTGAACATCGGCAACAAGGTCTCCATCGGCATCGCGAACGTCGCGAGCCGCGAGCTCGGTCGCTACCAGGACTCCGACGGGAACGACTTCTACCTCGCCAACCTCGGCGCCGGTCGCGAGCTGAACATGGTCGACGGCGACCTGACCAAGGCGCAGCGCGTCGTGTCGGCCTCGATCAAGCAGGTGAGCGAGCTCCGCGGTCGTCTGGGCGCGTTCCAGAAGAACACCGTCGGCGCGACGATCCGCTCGCTGGGCGTCTCGCTCGAGAACACGCTGGCGGCCGAGTCGGTCATCCGCGACGCGGACTTCGCCGCCGAGACCAGCGCGCTGACGAGGAGCCAGATCCTCACGCAGTCGGCGACGCAGGTCCTGTCGATCGCCAATTCCCAGCCCCAGAACGCGCTGCAGCTGCTCGGCTAA